GTGGTCCGGCGCGGCGATCGCGTCCTGGCGATGCGGCGCTCGCCCCGGAAGGACGCCGGCGCCGGGGCATGGGAGGCGCTCTCCGGGCGGGTGAAGCCGGGGGAACAGCCGCTGGCGGCGGCGCGGCGCGAGGCGCGCGAGGAATGCGGACTCGAGGTCGCGATCGACCCGCACCCGGTCGCCGCGTATCAGACCCAGCGCAACCGGGAGGACATGGTCGTGGTGGTCTACCGCGGAGCGTCCGAGTCCGGAGACATCGTCCTGTCGGATGAGCACGACGCCTTCGCCTGGATGACCCTCGAGGAGTTCTCCCGCGCCTGCACCTTTCCCCTTCTCGTCGAAGCGGTCCGGCTGGCCGGAGAGGCGTGAGATGCCGAAGCCGCGTCTCGAGATCGCCTACTGCACCCAGTGCCGCTGGCTGCTGCGCGCCGCCTGGATGGCGCAGGAGCTCCTGACCACGTTCGAGGCGGAGCTGGGCGAAGTTGCGCTGCGCCCCGCGACGGGGGGCGTGTTCGACGTG
The sequence above is a segment of the Candidatus Polarisedimenticolia bacterium genome. Coding sequences within it:
- a CDS encoding NUDIX domain-containing protein; this translates as MSDSARCVVAVAVVVRRGDRVLAMRRSPRKDAGAGAWEALSGRVKPGEQPLAAARREAREECGLEVAIDPHPVAAYQTQRNREDMVVVVYRGASESGDIVLSDEHDAFAWMTLEEFSRACTFPLLVEAVRLAGEA